The genomic interval CATATTTCGTGAAGCGATCAATCACGACAAAAAATTTGTGACGCCATTAGAGTTAGGGAGGCCTACAATGAAATCCATAGCTAAGTCCTCCCAAACTCTCTCCGAAATGTCTAGCGGTTGAAGAAGACCATATGGTGTTGAAGTTGAATGTTTCACTGTTTGACAAATAGTGCAAGTGGCCACAAATTGCTTAACATCAGATCGCATTccatgccaaaaaaaaaaaattgctcctAAGCGCAAGTAAGTGCGCTCTATGCCCGCATGGCCTCCCATTGGTGTATCATGGAACTCATGAAGCAGTTTTTATTTCAGATTAGAATAAGCTCTAATAAAGAGTTTCTGGCAGTAGTACATGAGGCCATCTCTCTGAGAATACAAAGTAGCATCAAGCTGTCCCTGCTGCAATTGAGTGTGAAGAAGCCTCAAATCTGGGCAAGTAATATTTTCTTGTTGTAATTCCTCTAGAAAATCATAACAACCAGCACTTTGACCGATCAATAATGATGAAGAAGGTGTCTCAAACTTTCGGGAGAGGGCATCAGCAGCAGAATTTAATGTACCCGCTTTGTATTCAATAGTAAATGAAAACCCAGCAGCTTACGAATGAACTGTTGTTGTTCCGATGTTTGAATGACTTGTGTTAAGAGCTCCCGTAAACTTCTGTGGTCTGTCCTGATAATGAAATGGTGGCCTAACAAATATTGTCGCcatttgttgactgcttcaactatCGCACGCATCTCCCTTAGATAAGCCGACGAACCCATGAAACGAGGTCccaatttcttgctaaaataaGCCAATGGGTGGCCATCCTGCATTAAAACAGCTCCTATGCTGACGTTAGATGCATCTGTTTCAACTATAAATTCTTTAGAAAAATTAGGCAACTTGAGTACGGGTGTCTCGGTCATCGCTTTCTTGAGATGGGCAAAGGTAGTAGGAGCTTCGGCAGTCCATTTAAAATTGTCTCACTTCAGTTAGTCAGTCAGAGGAGTTGCTATTGTTGCATAATGAGATACAAAGCGGCGGTAATATCCTGTAAGACCCAAGAATCCACGTAGTTGTTTCAAAGAAGTAGGCACAGGCCATTCGTTCATGGCTGTAATCTTTGATGGATCAGCCTGCACACCATTTGAAGATACCAAGTGGCCCAAATATTCAACTCTTTTCTAGAAGAAATTGCATTTACTGGCCTTAGCAAAAAATTTAGTATCCTGGAGCACTCGAAGGACTATGGCCAGATGTTGAGCGTGGTCGGTCTCATTGTTGTTGTACACAAGAATatcgtcaaaaaaaaaaacagtaacaaAATGTCGAAGGTAGGGTCTGAAAACCTGATTCATAGCTGCTTGGAACGTCGAAGGGGCATTTGTTAGCCCAAAAGGCAtcacaaaaaatttgtaatggCCTTGGTGCGTCCTGAAAGCTGTCTTGTGAATGTCCCTGCGATCCATTCGTATTTGATGATAGCTAGCTCTTAGATCTAACTTGGAGAAGACAGTAGCACCACCCAGTTCGTCGAGTAGTTCGTCTATTGTGGGAATGGGGAAgcggtctttaatggtgaaaccGTTCAACGCTCTGTAATCCACGCAGAATCGCCATGACCCGTCTTTCTTTTTAACTAATAGCACAGGTGACGAATAGGGGCTAGTACTTGGTCGAATAAATCCAACATCCTGCATCTCTTGCACCAGTTTTTCAATAACGTCCTTTTGAAAATAGGGGTACCGGTAAGGTCGCACGTTTACAGGTGCCGAACCTGGCTGTAGAAAAATGCGGTGATCCACCGAACGAAAAGGGGGCAGCTGATTCGGTGTAGCAAAAACTGCGGCAAACTGAGACAATAAACCCCGTCCCTGTGGCGGAAAATGGGCTTCAAGAGCTGCCAGATCAGTAATGTCATTCTTCTTAGTGTCCTCAGTTGTTTCGAGTCGAAATAAACCCCGAACTTCTCCTTCGCGCAGAAAGATAGTGAGCTGTGTGTAAGTAAGATGGTTCCCAGAAATTTGAGTGAAACCCGATAGCTTAATAATGTTTCCCTGCCAAGTAAATTCCATGGTGAGTGCCTTGTGATCGTGAATGCACGGTCGCAAAGTTTGAAGCCATTGCATACCCAAAACAACGTCCAAGCCACAGATCGGAAGAACATATAGATCTACTATGAAGCGGTGTCCTTGTAACCATAGCTCAACCTCCTTACAGAGCTTGTAACACAACAAAAAATTTCCATTACCCATGTATACTTTGAAACGTTTTGTCTCTTCCCACGGTAAATTGAGTTGTGTAGCCAATGATTcttgaataaaattattattgctACTGGTGTCGACCAATACTTCGAGTGATTCATTGCCATGTTTCGCTGTAATGCGGAAAATTCTCGGGTTCAATGAATTAGAGAGCGAATTGAGACTTACTTCTTCTTCTGGACTGTCAATTTCATGTTCCTCCTCATCAGCCCCCATGGATGCATCTTCCTCATCTTGAACACACATAATCAACATTTTGTTCTtgcatttatgaccataatGAAACTTCTCTTCACATGTATAGCATAAGCCTTTCTCCCGACGTTCCTTCATTTCACTGGGTGATAATTTCTTAATTGGTAGAGAGATTGTATTGGGTGGTTTACCCAATGGTTGGATTGGAGGTGATGGAGGACCTGTACTCGGCTTGTATGTGGTCGGAAAAGTTGAATGTGAATTGGGTTGTTGGTAACTTGGCTTCGAGATCCACCCGGTTCTATTATGGTCTCGTTGTCGAGCGAACAGATCTTCATTGCGATCCTCAAATAATTGGGCTTTGGCCATAGCATCGACTAAATTCGCATGAGGTGCCATCAATAACTCTCGTCGGATTTCTAACTTCAGTCCCCAAATAAAGAAGTTCAAGAACATGGAGTCTTCCACTCCTGTGATACGAGGCATCAACATTTCGAACTCTTGTCTGTACTCCGAAACCTTCCCCGTCTGTGTGAGTTTCGAAATTCGACCCAAAGGATCGTCGTAAATGGATGTACCAAAGCGAAGTTGTAATTCCCTCAAGAAGGAATCCCAATCATAAATCGATCCACCTTTTTCCATCCATTGAAACCAACTGGATGGAGGTCCGTTTAAGTGAAACAGAACAACCGCTAATCGCATTCCATAATCCACTCGGTGAAGATCAAAAAACTTATTGATCTTATAAATCCAATCGTTCACATTCTGTTCGTCAAAGCGAGGCACCTTAACTCGCAAGGTTTTGAGAATTGAGTTGATGTCTCGGCAATCTGATTCAGCATCGGAACGTCGGCTCCGTTCGCGAACTGAGTCTTTGCCCCCACTAGCTTCACCCACTTGGTTCACCGGCGATGGTTGAGAATTCTGGTTGAAGCGTTCATTGATCATCATCTTGATAGTCTCCATCTGGGATTCCGATCGTTGTTCCCACTTGAGGTCCAACGCCTGCAACAATGCAGCAATCTCCTCGTTCTTCAttcttgaaagaaaaaaaaaaagagggtcaatgaaagcaccaaatgtTAGGTAATTGCTCTCTTCGAGACAGAGctatgttagaaaaattaataataaacccaagatctatttgtatataacatagaacacaataataagatataataattaggtatgtgtacctgattgatccatagcaattatctctgtttgatccacaacagttactccactttgatagtgcaatactatcaactaagtcttcctccctagatctctaaatcagaagcagtttatttatctgattatcaaaaggtatacaattgtgatgagacaatatgtatttatagagttagggaggggacttagctacaaaaccctagttggactgggcctgctcatcaaaggcttcagttaactagaaaagcccacacttctgcttcacctagactttacacacagatgctaagcccattaacaattgatcaccaacaacatgggctaacacagcaaagaactatccaatcaacccaagttttaataaaaccaataaaatttaatgtaagcccaaataaaagtctaacattctcccacttgggctacattgattttaatacatatatattatatatcaaaataattttgtttgaaaacgactcatgggttgaacaacagaaaaacatttgtggccactttaaaaaatgatagttctgtgatagcatctcaacataccggtccaatttaacctttgataatgaactatgacagtcatattgtttttaactcaacaaaagacattcataatcacaaataccaaagtattaaatcgacatggtcaataagtctagtagtgtggtaaggaattatgttcaacatgtgatcaatttaaaataacataatatccttatcagtcctcaatttcactgataccgtgatgcttaataaataagccagtgaaattcatcatacaccacttaaaataagtaagtgtcactaaacttgcttaaaaaattaagccaacaacatatcattgtcttttagtaaatatacttaaaatacaatgatcacaacaagatatgaactacatgctttcaattcaattattctcgagaatataacaaagcctaactgaaagcataaacatccaataatcaaaaaagtattggcccacaaagtagttcataacatcaacaagtaaattacatataaatgtaatatcaaaatataaaacaagaaactCCCACCAACCCAAAGgaacaaaagattataaaatgctcatattaaaaacatatttatcaaacaatatgacacttaatcctttggttagaggatatgcaaacatcaacttggtctttcaatattctatcacaatgtctcctttcttgaccaagtctttaatagtgagatactttatttccatatgtttagaagcactactaatcttgttattcttttaaaagaaaacagcaatattattatcacaatagattagtataggagaggaaatagaatcaactagtcgtatctctaaaatcaaattctttaaccataaaacttacaaagatgccccataacatacGACAAACTCAACATATATAGTAGATGATATgattaaagtctatttaacactttttctaagaaatagcagcaccaacaaaagtaaaaatatagccagaagttgactttaaatcatctacacaaccaccaaagtCTGAAtttgaataaccaacaactcgaagattgtcaacatgcttatacacaagcataaaactcttcgttctttgcaaatatctcaaaaccttcttggctgcaacccaatgatcatggccaggatcagataaatatctcccaagaacattgactacaaaagctatgtcaggtcgagtgcaaacctgagcatacatcaaactccctactacacttgtataagggatgttcttcattgcttctctttttaagtcgttcttgggacaatgttgcttagtaaatttgtccctttcaGAATAAGAACGAatcagctttacacaaatccatgttgaaccttttgagcacacgattattgtaagcttcttgaggtaagccaagaaattttcaattcttatcatgataaatctcaatctccaaaactaaagatgcctctccaagatctttcatatcaaaattggtagacagaaaatttttggtctcatttagtaatgacaaatcactgctggcaagtaaaatatcgtccacataaagaacaagaaaaatataacgactcccactgatctttatataaatacactgatcaaacttgttctctacaaaaccaaacgatgtcacaaccttgtcaaacttcaagtaccactgacgagatgcctgtttgagaccataaatggatcgttttaacttgcaaacaaagttgtcatttccattttcctcGAAGCCTTCAGATTGAGACATAAAAAATTTTctcactcaattctccattcagaacaatagttttaacatccatttgatgcaactctaaatcaaaatgcgcaactaaggccataataattctgaatgaatctttagtagaaacaggtgagaaagtttcagtgtaatcaataccttctctttgagtaaagcctttagccactaaacgcgctttaaacctttcaatctgtccctttttatcccttttagcctttaaaatccacttacaacctattggtttaaaaccatcaggtaataaaactagctcccatacaccatttttgttcatggagtcgatctcatcatccgtagctgctaaccattttgaagattgtggactattaagtgcttcactaaaagtgacaggatccacaaaatgatccatatcatattctccttctccaagataaacaaaattatcatgacactttgttgacttcttttgtctctgagatcttcttagaggaggtacttctggaataacttctctttgttgatcattgttttgaataacatctttcacaactggaatttcttcaataacaggattctcattaacaataggagcttcatcattaataggcccttcatcaataataggaccttcatcatcttcgatatcgggagcaatgtattcatcaacaatgggagcattaccaactggagtaggataaagactactattatcatctcttgaaaatgacataggaatacaaattactttagatgactcccccatttcaagagatgttgaaggaatattttcagcaacatcaaattcaagaaatctagcagtctgagattcgacaattcgcgtaccatgagtaggacagtaaaatcgatagccttttgagcgcattggataactaatgaaataacaacgatttgttctcggatctaactttttcaaattaggatcataaatctttacttcagctggacaaccccatacacgaagatgattcagactaggcttccgcccagtccacaactTAAAAGGGGTTTAGGGAACAGATTTACtcggaacacgatttaaaatataagttgcagtcataagtgcttcaccccataaaaactctggaagatttgatctacgcatcatacttctaaccatatccatgagagtgcgatttttCCTTTtagcaacaccattttgctcaGTGAAGCTGACATATTGTATTGAGAAACTACACAATTTTCTGGAAAATATTCAGCAAAAGGCCTCATGTGTTGTTTAGATTCTGAATAACAACCAGAATATTCTCCTCCGCGATGAAAATGAACAAATTTTATGACTCTGCCCAATTATTTCTCAAGAACATTTCGAAAGATTTTGACTTTATCAAAAGCGTTGGATTGTCTTTGATCAGGTAGGTGAGACcataagaagaaagaagaaaaaaatatcgataaaagttataaaatacttgtttctACACAACATGGTGGAATAAGGTCCACTGATGTCATTGTGGATAATCTCTTATAAAGAGTGACTATAGTTAGCAGTCTgctttcttattttagtcaatttttcacaagtacAATCAGCACAAGTATTCCAACCAGAAATATCAACAGGAGgaagaattttagctagaaggaatcgatcaattctttctttagaaatatgacccgatatatcgtgccataataataaggatgttatcttaatataagatttcttacCCACAATAGTCACAGcattgaaaaaggaagctaaagaagttaatgataatttgaaaagactATCAGAGTAAAAACATTTTCCAATTATTCGGAGTCAAACATAATGTTAACACTATAATTGgtaaaacgaaaagaaaatcattgtttaactaaacgcggaagcgaaactgaattactttaaaagtaAGAATCAAGAAAGTATTGTTCAAAACAATCTGAAcactaaactgtaattcaagaataaatatgcCAACATAGATAACATCATCGCTAACATAAGTGCCACTTTAAGCTTTGACTCCTTCTCACTTATCTTCTTGAAATCCCTTAGCCTCTGGTTGTGGTtgtttctcttcatattttctttatcctttgttgggcttgagttgagaaacaaagtgagaagactcattcttttcattttgttagcttgcttctaattagatcactaaaactccATGTTTTATTATAAGTGTTTAGGCTGTCTTGATAAATCTAAAAGAGGTAGGAAGTTCTTGAAGAACTTGAAGAATAGTGTAAAAGTcgggaaaaaaaatattatgatctttcaactcggactgaagaataataattttcaaaataaaatctagCACTCTTTTGATTTATCAAACTGAATGGTTGTCATTttatccataagatgtccagcttcatcgttttcaccagtgtcttatagtttttctacagcattgaaaaactcattagcatttgtggtgtttggcaaaccaccaaaagatgttcaggaattaaacgtttcatagcaatgagactaagatgatttgaatttttccattgtgcatgaagattttttttttttttgggaacaattctgatattagtataagatcagcagatttttcttctcgaaggcataagtccaaatctattatgcctaaagaaattttcacatctcgtttccatgtcttaaagttgaagcattcagaattcagatgaAAACGTTATTAATGTTCTCAGAAAGGAGaccaaaaaatccaaaaattaaaacttgaataagcaatatgagcaatgtattaaaaaatattgtagagtcaactggtcattataaactcccctttggggtaagaatataacacacacatgatctaccttcatgaagttaacaacaaagaaaaaatacatatcatttaagaattttattacctttgggcaaataaattttttaaaaatatgtattaattcaagcaaaaaataataataaatttatatatttaaattattacctttgggcaaataattaaaatatacacatttaatattaactcacttcatggaatgtgaactaatatatataactactacctttgggcaagtaattacacatatagccaaccaaaataaatattttctataacatatgaaatttggtgataaaataatcattaaaaatttaataattttcaaccaaatttctaaaaagttatatataaattgcttgtaatatattgataataaaaaataaagtgtccaccataacacattatttttacatcaaacaatcaagttttaaaattttagaacaacaaataatggaaaaatgtgaaataaagaatatcggtggagattacatagtcaagataaatcaaataagagagtgactatgtcatacggaacgagaagaaacccaaaaaattttctatgatcgacagatttcgaaaaatcatcataaaatatttttaataattttttaactgcataattatcattaaaataataataattattaaacggagtcaaaaaattatttaaaaatcaaagaaaaatcaaaaattaaattctaaGCATGCTGGAAAAAAAAACGTCGAAAAACGATGACCAGAGTGGctccacgcgcccccacgcgccacctgcgcgagtgggcttTGCGGCTGGGAGTCTCCTCCTTCCTCCAGCCGGGTCTGCAAACGGGTCACGCGACCCGCTTCGTCCAGTTCGGGTCTGCTCTGAAAAACCGGCGAAAAACCGACGGAAAACTTTGGGATTTTGAGGGGTTTCGATCGGTATTGGATTTCTAGTCCATCTAGACTACTAATTTCGAGTTTTTAAGGCTCAATGTCTAGATCTCATAGCAAAAACAATCCGAAAAATTAAGAACAAACAACAATCCGATTTTACAATGTGTGCTAtccaattcaaaaaattaaatgggtAGAAACATTGTAAATTAGTTGGTAATGAGATTTGCACCATCAATTTTAGTGTATAAACTATAGAATCAAAAATCCCAAATTGAAtttcataaagaaaaaatacataaaccctaaaagtttaatcttaaaattctccTAATTTACTCAATGATTTTATGCAAGTAATATATCaaaagaaagagaatttaatgaggaataaaacccctaaacttttaagatcgaaaaataaaaaattcaacatgaaataataacgaaattaatatgtaattggaaaaaaaaaagtaacatatacatattaattgttataaaaattatagtatctaaatcatatacaataggcaatctgataccacatgttagaaaaattaataataaacccaagatctatttgtatataacataaaacacaataataagatataataattaggtatgtgtacctgattgatccatagcaattatctctgtttgatccacaacaattactccactttgatagtgcaatactatcaactaagtcttcctccctagatctctaaatcagaagcagtttatttatctgattatcaaaaggtatacaattgtgatgagacaatatgtatttatagagttagggaggggacttagctacaaaaccctagttggactgggcctgctcatcaaaggcttcagttaactagaaaagcccacacttctgcttcacctagactttacacacagatgctaagcccattaacaattgattaccaacaacatgggctaacacagcaaagaactatccaatcaacccaagtttttataaaaccaataaaatttaatgtaagcccaaataaaagtctaacaagcTAATCTCCAAACTTGCTCAAGGCAATTTCATTCACAGCATAGAAAACAAAATAGAGTCATACAAGAAGTTTATATAATCTCATTACAATCCTCAATAGCAAATTCGATTACTCCTACTCAGCTTACTTTCTCTCCCTTCATCGCGCCCATAACAGAACAAAGTCTCTCAACCAGCTTGGCTTGATCCTCTTCCTCTTGCGGCTTGTTTCCCCCTTTTCAGCTTGGTCGATTTCACTGTTCACCTTCTCTTTCGAGCCTTCTGTGATGTGCTGAGCTGAAGCTTCTTCCCATTCTTTGACTTGCTGTATAATGGCTTCTGGGTCCAATTGTATTGAGCTGATTGTTTGTGGGCTGTCAACTTGGGCTTTGCTATCAATTTCTACATATGAAACTACTAGAATTTGGAACAAAACTAAGACAAGAAACACGAATTGCTTGAGCCTATATACATCTACATAAGAATAAGCACTAGGCCTTCTTCTTTATTGCCTTTAAGTATGGAGTTATAAGTAAGCAAAATTATACAAAGAGATGTTAAAACTCAGGTCTCAACAGTACATAAAAAATCTTCTCAATTTTTATGGAGAAACACTCAAATTCTTGGAAAAATTCTTTTAACTCTCGTTGAAAAATACTCAACTCTCTTGGAGAAACAGTCAACCTTTTTGAATAAATTTTCAACTCTGGTAAAAAAAAGAGCTCAACTCTCTTGGAGAGAAAATTAAGTACCGAATAACTTAAATGGCTTGGTTGGTTCatctcaacttttttttttccttttgaacAACACTCTCATCTCATCGATCTTGTCTCATCTGATTCCCCCTCCTATATATTTTGTCTCTTGTGTAATAATTTGAGTTGGtctttatatatacattttacaTGGAAGTGGAAGTGCTCTAATCTAATGAGCTTACATGACAACTCATTACCTTAGTTGAGAAGGATTTAATTTACGAATAAATTTGTTACTGTTTTAATTTCTGCACATTCATAACAAAGTGCACCAACTGTACAACATCTCGAATCTGATTTTATTCTCTTTGTGTTGGTAttgtaattttcatttttttaaagataaaatttgGAAAGAGGGAACATTTTGATTAATACCATCTTTTAATTCCTTTATATAAGAATGCATATATAAGttctctcttctcttgcatatgTATAATTCTCTGGTCTCtctcatataaaaataaataaaatagagagaAGAGAATGGAAGTTGAGTACAGTTGCTGCAACACTGATTTCTTCATTCGGATTATGATTATCATTGTGCTAGTTTTGTTTGCTGGGCTAATGTCTGGGCTCACTTTGGGCCTTATGTCTATGAGCCTTGTGGATCTTGAAGTTCTTGCCAAGTCTGGCAAGCCTACTGATCGTTTACATGCTGGTACTTTCTTCTCTGTCTATCATTTAATTTTGACAATTTGTGTGATTGTGTCAAACATTACCCAAGCATATATTCATTAATTTAGCTGCAATTTATTAAGtagttttagaaaataaattagatTAACAAGTTAAGttcatgttttttattttattatatttttttgaaactgATTAAGAAGAATTCATACAcatatttcttttgttttttatcATGATTTTAATGTAAGTTTATAAATTGGCTAATTAGTAGGATTTTTTccacatgtaccaaattatgtctc from Cannabis sativa cultivar Pink pepper isolate KNU-18-1 chromosome 4, ASM2916894v1, whole genome shotgun sequence carries:
- the LOC133037114 gene encoding uncharacterized protein LOC133037114 — encoded protein: MKNEEIAALLQALDLKWEQRSESQMETIKMMINERFNQNSQPSPVNQVGEASGGKDSVRERSRRSDAESDCRDINSILKTLRVKVPRFDEQNVNDWIYKINKFFDLHRVDYGMRLAVVLFHLNGPPSSWFQWMEKGGSIYDWDSFLRELQLRFGTSIYDDPLGRISKLTQTGKVSEYRQEFEMLMPRITGVEDSMFLNFFIWGLKLEIRRELLMAPHANLVDAMAKAQLFEDRNEDLFARQRDHNRTGWISKPSYQQPNSHSTFPTTYKPSTGPPSPPIQPLGKPPNTISLPIKKLSPSEMKERREKGLCYTCEEKFHYGHKCKNKMLIMCVQDEEDASMGADEEEHEIDSPEEEVSLNSLSNSLNPRIFRITAKHGNESLEVLVDTSSNNNFIQESLATQLNLPWEETKRFKVYMGNGNFLLCYKLCKEVELWLQGHRFIVDLYVLPICGLDVVLGMQWLQTLRPCIHDHKALTMEFTWQGNIIKLSGFTQISGNHLTYTQLTIFLREGEVRGLFRLETTEDTKKNDITDLAALEAHFPPQGRGLLSQFAAVFATPNQLPPFRSVDHRIFLQPGSAPVNVRPYRYPYFQKDVIEKLVQEMQDVGFIRPSTSPYSSPVLLVKKKDGSWRFCVDYRALNGFTIKDRFPIPTIDELLDELGGATVFSKLDLRASYHQIRMDRRDIHKTAFRTHQGHYKFFVMPFGLTNAPSTFQAAMNQADPSKITAMNEWPVPTSLKQLRGFLGLTGYYRRFVSHYATIATPLTD